A window of the Dongshaea marina genome harbors these coding sequences:
- a CDS encoding substrate-binding periplasmic protein: MKGLVKTWIALAAGLLFSGMAQAADFSKLTYMTENYPPYNFSAKGVIQGISVDLLLAMGKQAGVPLKLNMIKLYPWARAYNQTLKGPNMVLFATTRTKAREALFKWVGPIANTDTVLLAKKGSGISISSPADMKKYTIGVVKDDVGEQLVKAAGVPAGKIKSSSKPTQVAQKLAKGGFSFLPMSKIART; the protein is encoded by the coding sequence ATGAAGGGTTTAGTGAAAACATGGATTGCCTTGGCTGCCGGTTTGCTATTTAGTGGCATGGCTCAGGCCGCCGACTTTTCAAAGCTTACTTATATGACAGAGAACTATCCACCTTATAACTTCTCTGCAAAAGGGGTCATTCAGGGAATTTCGGTTGATCTGTTGTTGGCTATGGGTAAGCAGGCAGGAGTCCCCTTAAAGCTTAATATGATCAAGCTGTACCCCTGGGCGCGAGCTTATAACCAGACACTGAAGGGTCCAAATATGGTGCTGTTTGCAACCACTCGCACCAAGGCCAGAGAGGCATTGTTTAAGTGGGTTGGGCCGATTGCCAATACGGATACTGTACTGCTGGCGAAAAAAGGCAGTGGGATCAGCATTAGTAGTCCCGCCGATATGAAAAAGTACACCATAGGTGTGGTGAAAGATGATGTGGGTGAGCAGCTGGTTAAGGCTGCCGGTGTACCTGCGGGTAAGATCAAGAGTTCTTCCAAGCCAACTCAGGTTGCTCAAAAGCTTGCGAAGGGCGGGTTCAGCTTTTTGCCTATGAGCAAAATAGCGCGAACATGA
- a CDS encoding substrate-binding periplasmic protein — translation MAAAKQAGLKLSTSQIKVTSWARAYRQALQTKDTLVFSTLRTPERESLFKWAGPIGRSSPMVLLARKERRLRINSAEELRSYKIGVIRDDQSEQLLRDEGVTQLHILEAHDPRMLVRQLQRGRIDLWAYELVSIDWILKGMEEDRSRFEVVYEWPAGILFYALNKQTSDSVVTQLQTAIDEVKRSGRYEQILKRYQIEGLNREKRGVWSENSAALVVYIVIDSNLATGAGQSPHRSHGVSSSVLRSLGELQFITENYPPITSVNRESSKGFRSRSFWLLQNMLSRNSLGRISSFLAGPGVIEWR, via the coding sequence TTGGCGGCCGCAAAACAAGCCGGATTAAAACTTTCCACCTCACAGATCAAGGTCACCAGCTGGGCCAGAGCCTATCGCCAGGCGTTACAAACAAAAGATACCCTGGTTTTTTCGACCCTCAGGACTCCGGAGCGTGAATCCCTGTTTAAGTGGGCGGGTCCCATAGGCCGCTCCTCACCCATGGTGCTACTGGCCAGAAAGGAGCGGCGGCTGCGTATCAATTCTGCCGAGGAGCTCAGGAGCTACAAAATCGGAGTGATCCGCGATGATCAGTCGGAGCAGTTACTCCGGGATGAGGGAGTGACCCAACTGCATATTTTGGAGGCCCATGATCCCAGGATGCTGGTCCGTCAATTACAGCGGGGGCGCATCGATCTTTGGGCCTATGAGCTAGTCTCAATCGACTGGATTCTCAAAGGGATGGAGGAAGATCGCTCCCGGTTTGAGGTGGTCTATGAGTGGCCGGCGGGGATCCTATTCTATGCTCTGAATAAGCAGACCTCTGATTCTGTGGTGACTCAACTGCAAACCGCGATCGATGAGGTAAAGCGCAGTGGACGATATGAGCAGATCCTCAAGCGATACCAGATTGAGGGATTGAACCGAGAGAAGAGAGGAGTATGGAGTGAGAACTCAGCTGCTTTGGTTGTTTATATTGTTATCGATAGTAACCTGGCAACGGGCGCAGGCCAGTCTCCCCATCGGAGCCATGGTGTCAGCTCATCAGTCCTCAGATCCCTGGGGGAGTTGCAGTTTATTACCGAGAACTATCCCCCTATAACTTCCGTCAACAGGGAAAGCTCAAAGGGATTTCGGTCGAGATCCTTCTGGCTGCTGCAAAACATGCTAAGTCGAAACTCACTCGGACGGATATCAAGCTTTTTGGCTGGCCCAGGGGTTATCGAATGGCGCTGA
- a CDS encoding substrate-binding periplasmic protein, which produces MALNIPNVVLFSTARSANREALFHWVGPIIKAPTMLIARRDRQIKIKDTKDLFGYRIGVLREDIGEQHLRELGISPSEMFSTHEPLLLAKQLEKGKIDLWAYEQYSANYVFRKLHLDSSQFEAVYSLGDDTLYFAVSRERLLIWCRACSAPLMKPKYPVIFKGSSSDMSEPGKLI; this is translated from the coding sequence ATGGCGCTGAATATTCCGAATGTGGTACTGTTTTCGACGGCACGCTCCGCAAACCGGGAAGCTCTGTTTCACTGGGTTGGCCCGATTATCAAGGCCCCAACCATGCTGATTGCCCGCCGAGATCGGCAAATTAAGATCAAGGATACCAAGGATCTGTTTGGCTACCGCATTGGTGTGCTGCGAGAAGATATAGGCGAACAACATTTAAGGGAGCTTGGGATATCTCCCTCGGAGATGTTCAGTACCCATGAGCCATTGTTGCTGGCAAAACAGCTTGAGAAAGGAAAAATCGATCTGTGGGCCTATGAGCAATACAGTGCCAACTATGTGTTTCGTAAGCTCCATTTAGACTCATCTCAATTTGAGGCGGTCTACTCCCTGGGCGATGACACCCTCTACTTTGCGGTGAGCCGGGAACGGCTGCTGATCTGGTGCAGAGCCTGCAGCGCGCCCTTGATGAAACCAAAATATCCGGTGATTTTCAAAGGATCCTCAAGCGATATGAGTGAACCGGGCAAACTCATTTAG
- a CDS encoding TetR/AcrR family transcriptional regulator, which translates to MPRSTGRPRQDQITPRDDLLNAACQLALEQGFAELTTRKIANRADTTTAMIRYYFQDKQGLCLAALEIICTPLQQEIQRLSSSESVKVFWECFCRLRAQLLTEQDRSQLLANELLRPGFSPLKLYIKQQLVIH; encoded by the coding sequence ATGCCTAGATCAACCGGTCGCCCGCGACAAGATCAGATAACCCCGAGAGATGATCTGCTCAATGCAGCTTGTCAGCTGGCCCTGGAGCAGGGGTTTGCCGAATTGACCACCCGTAAGATAGCCAATAGGGCAGACACCACCACGGCGATGATTCGCTACTATTTTCAGGACAAACAGGGGCTATGCCTTGCAGCTTTGGAGATCATCTGCACACCACTGCAACAGGAGATCCAAAGGTTATCCAGCAGTGAGTCTGTCAAAGTATTTTGGGAGTGCTTTTGCAGACTACGTGCTCAGTTACTCACAGAGCAGGATCGCAGCCAGCTATTGGCCAATGAACTGCTTCGTCCCGGCTTCTCACCACTGAAACTTTATATAAAACAGCAGCTGGTTATCCATTGA
- a CDS encoding TIGR00153 family protein — translation MPVNTVLGLFARSPIKPLEKHISKVEECCELLIPFFVAAQAKNWEQAEQLRLQISELEKQADHLKRELRLKLPRGLFMPVERGDMLELLTQQDKIANKAKDIAGRVVGRHLLIPEVMASHFSRYLRRCLDATAQACRVINELDSLLETGFLGREMELVTGMIDELDRIEDDTDLLQAQLCQQLHQIESDLNPIDVMFLYRILEWVGDLADQALRVGVRLELMIGRS, via the coding sequence ATGCCTGTCAATACTGTGCTGGGGTTGTTTGCTCGTTCTCCAATTAAACCCCTTGAAAAGCACATCAGTAAAGTTGAAGAGTGTTGTGAATTATTGATTCCATTTTTTGTCGCAGCTCAGGCAAAAAACTGGGAGCAGGCCGAGCAGCTACGCCTGCAAATTTCGGAGCTGGAAAAACAGGCGGATCACCTCAAGCGAGAGTTACGACTCAAGTTGCCCCGGGGCTTGTTTATGCCGGTGGAGCGGGGAGATATGCTGGAGCTGCTGACCCAGCAAGATAAGATCGCCAATAAGGCGAAGGATATTGCCGGACGAGTCGTTGGCAGACACCTGCTGATCCCTGAAGTGATGGCGAGTCATTTCAGCCGTTATCTACGTCGTTGTCTGGATGCGACCGCCCAGGCCTGCCGGGTGATCAACGAGCTTGATAGCTTGTTGGAGACCGGATTTTTAGGTCGTGAAATGGAGCTGGTGACAGGTATGATCGATGAGTTGGATCGTATTGAGGATGACACAGATCTTCTTCAGGCCCAGCTTTGCCAACAGCTTCATCAGATTGAAAGCGATCTAAATCCTATTGATGTCATGTTTCTGTATCGGATCCTGGAGTGGGTTGGCGATCTTGCTGATCAGGCGTTGCGCGTTGGTGTACGTCTTGAACTCATGATTGGACGCTCATAG
- a CDS encoding MFS transporter: MVSSKISRLFKTASGTILEWYDFCLFAYFAPAIGRTFFASGDQHYDLLLALSVFGCGFVARPFGGFLFGYLGDKVSRYFAMNMSIFLMGLTTLACAALPGYQFLGIYAPICLFALRILQGISAGGQIGNLLVILSEDPELSHKGFYIGIANATAQLGFVLAAAISLLVAHFTPPPWQELSWRLPFMIGGFFLLIYAMLLQGEDNTATTLSFRCHLKLPVTLHILLRHYKASLLVMLLLCFGVGTCFYITFTFFMDFLSQLHLMTQAETFRFNMLGILLACALLPLFGYLGDRLGLYRMLLIGIIVSLALNHLEFEWLLSDNLGKQVIALVLFVVCICWLNGCCMPLFAKLFPTRIRASGFCTAFGVASALCGFSPMIAERLMLTNPLWIEQLFKITLILILLTALALPLVTRKISNLTNPLLKIHE, translated from the coding sequence GTGGTTAGTTCAAAAATATCCCGTCTGTTCAAAACCGCCTCCGGAACCATTTTAGAGTGGTACGACTTCTGCCTGTTTGCTTACTTTGCCCCCGCCATAGGGCGCACTTTCTTTGCCAGTGGCGACCAGCACTATGATCTGCTGCTTGCCCTGAGTGTGTTTGGCTGCGGCTTTGTCGCTCGCCCCTTTGGGGGATTCCTGTTTGGCTATCTTGGAGATAAGGTCAGTCGCTACTTTGCGATGAATATGTCGATCTTTTTGATGGGATTAACCACCCTGGCCTGTGCAGCCCTGCCCGGCTATCAGTTTCTGGGGATCTATGCCCCCATCTGCCTGTTTGCCCTCAGAATATTGCAGGGAATTTCAGCAGGAGGACAGATCGGCAACCTGCTGGTGATCCTCAGCGAAGATCCCGAGCTCTCACACAAGGGTTTTTATATAGGTATCGCCAATGCCACTGCACAGCTCGGCTTCGTGTTGGCTGCGGCTATCAGCCTGCTGGTCGCTCATTTCACCCCACCTCCCTGGCAGGAGCTAAGCTGGCGGCTCCCCTTCATGATTGGCGGATTTTTCCTGCTTATCTACGCTATGCTGCTACAGGGCGAAGATAATACTGCGACGACCCTGAGCTTTCGCTGTCACCTGAAGCTGCCGGTCACCCTGCATATTTTGCTCAGGCATTACAAAGCCTCTTTGCTGGTGATGCTACTGCTGTGCTTTGGGGTCGGAACCTGCTTTTACATCACCTTCACTTTCTTCATGGACTTTCTCAGCCAGCTGCACCTGATGACTCAGGCCGAGACCTTTCGCTTCAATATGCTTGGGATCCTGCTGGCCTGTGCCCTGCTGCCACTATTTGGCTACCTTGGAGATCGCCTGGGTCTGTACCGGATGCTACTGATCGGCATCATAGTTAGCCTTGCCCTCAATCACCTGGAGTTTGAGTGGCTGCTCTCTGACAACCTGGGCAAACAGGTGATCGCCCTGGTGCTATTTGTGGTCTGTATCTGCTGGCTCAATGGCTGCTGCATGCCGCTATTTGCCAAGCTTTTTCCGACCAGGATCCGCGCATCGGGCTTTTGTACCGCCTTTGGCGTCGCCTCGGCCCTGTGTGGCTTTAGCCCCATGATAGCTGAAAGATTGATGCTCACTAATCCCTTGTGGATTGAGCAGCTATTCAAGATAACCTTGATTTTGATCCTACTGACGGCCCTTGCCCTGCCACTGGTGACCCGCAAGATATCCAATCTGACGAATCCACTGCTGAAAATCCATGAGTAA
- a CDS encoding NADPH-dependent FMN reductase family protein — protein sequence MSKILMLKTSILGEGSSSNRILEAVGEGDHQITVRDLATVPLPTLDGEIASGLRGPSLCQSISSNLSSSLMS from the coding sequence ATGTCGAAAATACTCATGTTAAAAACCAGTATTCTGGGAGAGGGATCAAGTTCGAACCGGATCCTTGAGGCTGTTGGAGAAGGGGATCATCAGATCACGGTGCGGGATCTGGCAACAGTGCCACTGCCAACCCTGGATGGCGAAATTGCATCCGGGCTCAGGGGGCCGAGTCTCTGTCAGAGCATCAGCTCAAATCTCTCAAGCTCTCTGATGAGCTGA
- a CDS encoding NAD(P)H-dependent oxidoreductase, giving the protein MFDHNTLIIAAPMYNFMIPTQLKNWIDLIARAGITFRYTQEGPEGMVTGKRVIFVITSGGVHAKSTNDHIEPYLRTVLGFLGMTGIEVVRAEGLAMGEQRALEAMSSAKQELLALVE; this is encoded by the coding sequence TTGTTTGATCACAATACCCTGATCATCGCAGCTCCCATGTATAACTTTATGATCCCAACTCAGCTCAAAAATTGGATCGATCTTATCGCCCGTGCAGGCATTACCTTTCGTTATACCCAGGAGGGGCCTGAGGGGATGGTGACCGGTAAACGGGTCATCTTTGTGATCACCAGTGGGGGTGTGCATGCCAAGAGTACAAATGACCATATAGAGCCCTATCTGAGGACTGTGCTGGGCTTTTTAGGAATGACCGGGATTGAGGTCGTGCGTGCAGAGGGGCTGGCAATGGGAGAGCAGCGTGCCCTTGAAGCCATGAGTAGCGCCAAACAAGAGTTGTTAGCCTTGGTTGAATAA
- a CDS encoding peptidylprolyl isomerase — protein MARTAAALHILVKTKDECLALKQQLDKGANFQQLAKRHSLCPSKKRGGDLGEFRKGDMVKPFDDAVFKGEELVVLGPVKTKFGYHLIKVLYKN, from the coding sequence ATGGCGAGAACCGCAGCCGCATTACATATTCTGGTGAAAACGAAAGATGAGTGCCTGGCTCTGAAACAGCAGCTGGATAAAGGGGCTAATTTTCAGCAATTGGCGAAGCGACACTCCCTGTGCCCTTCTAAAAAGCGTGGCGGTGATCTGGGAGAGTTTCGCAAGGGAGATATGGTGAAGCCTTTCGATGATGCCGTATTCAAGGGAGAGGAGCTGGTTGTTCTGGGCCCGGTCAAAACAAAATTTGGCTATCACCTGATTAAGGTTTTATACAAAAACTAA
- a CDS encoding H-NS family histone-like protein — MSDFVKTISNIRSLRATCRELTIEQLEDYLEKLTLVVGEIKEQHESEREAREEYQRKLNDYVEMMKADGIDPSALLGETNQTAAKSKRAARPAKYRFTDENGVEKTWTGQGRKPRPIQQALDNGASMDDFLI; from the coding sequence ATGTCTGACTTTGTTAAGACTATTTCAAATATTCGTAGCCTGCGTGCTACTTGCCGTGAATTGACCATTGAGCAATTAGAAGATTACCTTGAGAAGCTGACTCTGGTTGTCGGTGAAATCAAGGAGCAGCATGAGTCTGAGCGTGAAGCCCGTGAAGAGTATCAGCGCAAATTAAATGACTATGTAGAGATGATGAAGGCCGATGGTATTGATCCATCCGCTTTGCTGGGTGAAACCAATCAAACTGCGGCTAAATCAAAGCGCGCGGCTCGTCCGGCTAAATACCGCTTCACCGATGAGAATGGCGTAGAGAAAACCTGGACGGGCCAGGGACGCAAGCCTCGCCCAATCCAGCAGGCTCTGGATAATGGCGCTTCCATGGATGATTTTCTGATTTAA
- a CDS encoding nucleotide pyrophosphohydrolase translates to MSKQSALIELRDKLRQFAKERDWEQFHNPKNLVMALSGEMGELCELFQWLTPEESIELPKSAKGERLEEELADLFLYLIRLADVLDIDLIKASEAKMEKNARNYPIEQAYGNRTKYTEFKK, encoded by the coding sequence ATGTCGAAACAGAGTGCTCTCATTGAACTCAGAGATAAGCTACGCCAATTCGCCAAAGAGCGCGACTGGGAGCAATTTCATAACCCCAAAAACCTGGTGATGGCACTAAGCGGTGAAATGGGAGAGCTGTGCGAATTGTTTCAATGGCTTACACCTGAGGAGTCAATTGAATTACCAAAGAGTGCTAAGGGAGAGCGCTTAGAGGAGGAGCTTGCCGATCTTTTTTTATATCTGATCCGGCTTGCCGATGTACTGGATATCGATCTTATCAAAGCAAGTGAAGCCAAGATGGAAAAGAATGCCCGAAACTATCCGATTGAGCAGGCCTATGGCAATCGGACGAAATATACTGAATTTAAAAAGTAG
- a CDS encoding enolase C-terminal domain-like protein, giving the protein MGCALHFDTWVPNFGIQEHMPHNELTEALFPHDYRFDKGDFIVGEKPGHGVDFNEELAREYPYQAASLPVNRLEDGTLWSW; this is encoded by the coding sequence ATGGGGTGTGCCCTGCATTTTGACACCTGGGTGCCGAACTTTGGGATCCAGGAGCACATGCCACACAATGAGCTGACCGAGGCCCTGTTCCCCCACGACTATCGATTCGACAAGGGAGATTTTATTGTGGGTGAAAAGCCGGGCCATGGTGTCGACTTTAATGAGGAGCTAGCCAGGGAGTACCCCTATCAGGCAGCCAGTCTCCCGGTTAATCGGTTGGAAGATGGAACCCTGTGGAGCTGGTGA
- a CDS encoding substrate-binding periplasmic protein, whose product MPRIHSLGWLSLMLLTGTLYASSNSVRLTSGEWPPYTSEHLPYDGIMSYIVTEVFSKQGIRVEYGYFPWKRSFRLAQYGEWDGSLGWTKNQQREKDFYFSEPLLNGHDVFFYLKDMPDKVFTWKDYSDLKGLKIGATLGYIYGPGFDKADLDGEINVLRFPSDADLIRNLYLGRLDLAVMDACVGHDLIELSYPTHSSLFGHTRKVVRNSSFRMILTRKKPENAGLMEKFNQGLASLRDDPVAFKMLSSVYARPCYSEYLSEGTNSG is encoded by the coding sequence ATGCCGAGGATTCACAGTCTTGGATGGTTAAGCCTGATGCTGCTGACAGGAACTCTGTATGCTAGCTCCAATTCTGTGCGCCTGACCAGTGGAGAGTGGCCGCCCTATACCTCGGAGCACCTTCCCTACGATGGTATTATGTCTTATATAGTGACAGAGGTTTTTTCGAAGCAAGGGATCAGGGTCGAGTATGGATACTTTCCCTGGAAGCGCAGTTTTCGCCTGGCTCAGTATGGTGAATGGGACGGTTCTCTCGGATGGACCAAAAACCAACAACGGGAGAAAGATTTTTATTTCAGCGAGCCCCTGCTTAATGGCCATGATGTGTTTTTCTACCTCAAAGATATGCCGGATAAGGTGTTCACATGGAAGGACTACTCCGATCTCAAGGGATTAAAGATCGGTGCAACCCTTGGATATATCTATGGGCCAGGTTTTGATAAGGCGGATCTGGATGGGGAGATCAATGTGCTCCGCTTTCCCTCTGATGCCGATCTTATCCGGAATCTCTATCTGGGCCGATTGGATCTGGCTGTCATGGATGCCTGTGTCGGACATGATCTGATTGAACTGAGCTATCCGACTCATAGCAGTTTGTTCGGCCATACCCGCAAAGTCGTCCGTAACTCGTCTTTCAGAATGATCCTAACCCGTAAAAAACCAGAAAATGCCGGGCTCATGGAGAAATTTAACCAGGGACTGGCCAGCCTGAGAGATGATCCGGTGGCCTTTAAGATGCTCTCGAGTGTTTATGCGCGTCCCTGCTACAGCGAATATCTCAGTGAGGGCACCAATTCGGGGTGA
- a CDS encoding sensor domain-containing diguanylate cyclase — protein MKISQLITCIVLVALVVVLGSVYLGFRFLVIHEFNQIERDSMERNLVRVHQAYLQELNQLDVITKDWAEWDVTYEYLASKKSPYGAKNFNPQVFDTLRVDVIAYFDREKQFYGGASLENGQVVPIPSQLIDELGRFVASRTTSAASSGLWSYKKRYYFLSKMPVLTSQGKGPSNGYLVFLKAFDQTVTSHLQKSMAITARFYRGSTLNSSSPELDMLLRLQSTDQQVVILDESIVGYTLFPAVGKELGILVEVVQPREYFAQGKRIVWIFCLYLTFGGVLYLLIVLCVFNRYVSARLKSLVTGLSWVGQKDDGLGRVQQDSRRDEIADVTRACNKMLDTIECMHNSQQESQLRQRRQNQALIDLAKSDLLMEQDLVSAAQRINEAVCRGTGAGRSSIWYGSEDQQQMLCPDLYYAPTSHHQQLKPLPYHFISGRYESAELSGSLIWNIEDSYERSRFNAMLQRLGLSPMEGAARISPIIYNEELFGFIIFELEEPMQHWCQDEEIFILSVCNYCSQTLATLKKLEHFKELEKNSSFDELTGLANRPRFYQLLKNQLLQAQQLDEQLALLFIGVDGIKEINASQGQSVADSVMSEVAKRMKSCLRSSDLLGRMGAGVFMAYLALPGTIEDVEFVAAKLIAAIGAPVEFADEEYYVTGSIGIAIYPTHSDSQEGLIDCADRAMSQLRQKAQNGICLYDPTLDEFS, from the coding sequence ATGAAAATCAGTCAGCTCATCACATGCATTGTTCTGGTGGCACTCGTTGTGGTTCTGGGAAGTGTCTACCTCGGCTTTCGTTTCCTGGTGATCCATGAATTCAATCAGATTGAGAGAGACTCAATGGAGCGCAACCTGGTGAGGGTACATCAGGCTTATCTCCAGGAGCTTAACCAGCTTGATGTGATCACTAAGGATTGGGCCGAGTGGGATGTGACTTATGAGTATCTTGCCAGCAAAAAGAGCCCCTATGGAGCGAAGAACTTCAACCCGCAGGTGTTTGATACCCTGAGAGTTGATGTCATCGCTTATTTTGATCGGGAGAAACAGTTTTACGGAGGTGCCTCCCTGGAGAATGGCCAGGTTGTTCCGATCCCTTCGCAGCTGATTGATGAGCTGGGGCGATTTGTTGCCAGCCGAACCACTTCTGCGGCAAGCTCCGGCCTCTGGAGTTATAAGAAGAGATATTATTTCCTCTCTAAAATGCCGGTGCTGACCAGTCAGGGCAAGGGGCCGAGCAACGGCTATCTGGTGTTCCTCAAGGCCTTTGATCAAACCGTGACCTCCCATCTTCAAAAATCGATGGCCATCACTGCACGCTTTTATCGGGGAAGTACTCTGAATAGCTCCAGCCCGGAGCTCGATATGCTACTTAGGCTACAGAGCACAGATCAGCAGGTGGTTATTTTAGATGAGAGTATTGTGGGGTACACCCTGTTCCCGGCCGTGGGGAAAGAGCTCGGGATCCTGGTTGAGGTGGTACAGCCCAGAGAGTACTTTGCTCAGGGCAAGCGGATCGTCTGGATCTTTTGCCTCTATCTGACTTTTGGCGGAGTGCTTTATCTTCTTATCGTTTTATGTGTATTTAATCGTTATGTCTCAGCGAGGCTCAAATCACTGGTCACAGGTTTAAGCTGGGTCGGTCAAAAGGACGATGGTTTGGGCCGGGTACAGCAAGATAGCAGAAGGGATGAGATTGCGGATGTGACCCGGGCTTGTAACAAGATGTTGGATACGATCGAGTGTATGCACAATAGTCAGCAGGAGAGCCAGCTACGCCAACGCAGACAAAATCAGGCACTGATCGATCTGGCAAAGAGCGATCTCTTGATGGAGCAGGATCTGGTGAGTGCGGCCCAGAGAATCAATGAAGCGGTTTGTCGGGGAACGGGAGCCGGGCGTTCAAGTATCTGGTATGGCTCAGAGGATCAGCAGCAGATGCTGTGTCCGGATCTCTACTATGCGCCAACCTCTCATCACCAACAGCTTAAGCCTCTTCCCTACCATTTCATCAGTGGCCGATATGAAAGTGCCGAACTCAGTGGTTCACTGATCTGGAATATCGAAGATAGCTATGAACGCTCCCGTTTCAATGCGATGTTGCAACGCCTTGGACTTTCCCCGATGGAGGGGGCGGCAAGGATTTCACCCATCATCTATAACGAGGAACTGTTTGGTTTTATCATCTTTGAGCTTGAAGAGCCGATGCAGCACTGGTGCCAGGATGAGGAGATCTTTATCTTGTCGGTGTGTAACTATTGCTCACAAACCCTGGCAACTCTGAAGAAATTGGAACACTTTAAGGAGCTTGAAAAAAATTCAAGTTTTGATGAGCTGACTGGGCTCGCCAATCGTCCCCGATTTTATCAGCTTTTGAAGAACCAACTGCTACAGGCTCAGCAACTCGATGAACAGCTGGCACTGCTGTTTATTGGAGTCGACGGCATCAAGGAGATCAACGCTAGTCAGGGGCAGTCGGTTGCCGATAGCGTCATGAGTGAAGTCGCCAAACGGATGAAGAGTTGTCTGCGTAGCAGTGATCTATTGGGACGGATGGGAGCCGGAGTCTTTATGGCTTACCTGGCTCTTCCGGGAACCATTGAGGATGTTGAGTTTGTTGCGGCTAAATTAATTGCTGCCATTGGCGCCCCTGTTGAGTTTGCCGATGAGGAGTACTATGTGACCGGCAGCATAGGTATTGCCATCTATCCGACTCATAGTGACAGCCAGGAGGGGCTGATCGATTGTGCAGACCGAGCCATGAGCCAGCTTCGTCAAAAAGCGCAAAATGGGATATGCCTCTACGATCCAACACTTGATGAGTTTAGCTGA
- a CDS encoding site-2 protease family protein — translation MDIVSLLQMIAIVAIPLILAVTLHEAAHGWVASKLGDQTARSLGRVTLNPIRHIDLVGTIIIPLVMLVLSNFSFMFGWAKPVPVRWGNLRQPKRDMALVALAGPGANLLMAFIWAGVAACASSIYAYDPTLAWLASLVGKVGLYGILINCLLMVLNLIPIPPLDGSRVVSALLPDHLAYQYAKIERYGILILIVGLYFLGSQILHPPVQALFRFITELFSLR, via the coding sequence ATGGATATTGTCTCTTTGCTGCAAATGATCGCAATTGTTGCGATTCCCCTGATTTTAGCGGTTACCCTGCATGAGGCAGCCCATGGCTGGGTTGCCAGTAAACTGGGTGATCAGACAGCCAGGAGTTTGGGACGAGTCACTCTCAATCCCATTCGTCACATCGATCTTGTCGGGACCATCATCATCCCTCTGGTGATGTTGGTGCTTTCTAATTTCAGCTTCATGTTTGGTTGGGCAAAGCCGGTGCCTGTGCGCTGGGGAAACCTTCGCCAACCCAAGCGGGATATGGCATTGGTGGCCCTGGCCGGTCCCGGAGCAAATCTCTTGATGGCCTTTATCTGGGCGGGTGTGGCGGCCTGTGCTTCTTCTATCTATGCCTATGATCCCACTCTTGCATGGTTGGCCAGCCTTGTCGGAAAGGTCGGACTCTATGGGATCTTGATCAACTGTTTGCTGATGGTACTCAACCTCATCCCCATTCCTCCCCTGGATGGCTCTCGGGTGGTCTCGGCGCTGCTACCGGATCATCTGGCCTATCAATACGCTAAGATTGAGCGTTATGGGATTTTGATCCTGATCGTGGGTCTGTATTTTCTGGGCTCTCAGATCCTGCATCCTCCGGTCCAGGCCCTGTTTCGTTTTATCACCGAGCTTTTCAGCTTGCGCTAG
- a CDS encoding tRNA-binding protein, with the protein MSEQQWLDCISFACGYRQTELAQPALRQLLLTHPGRLTDAPHHQWAIRKILQLASWPELVTESGLTGRKALEKTLRETIKKLVNQLILPPPIEQRLNKLNAKRD; encoded by the coding sequence ATGAGTGAGCAGCAATGGCTCGACTGCATCAGCTTTGCCTGTGGGTACAGGCAGACTGAACTAGCACAGCCTGCCCTACGCCAGCTGCTGTTAACCCATCCGGGCAGGCTTACCGATGCCCCCCACCACCAGTGGGCGATCCGAAAAATTCTCCAGCTCGCAAGCTGGCCCGAGCTGGTCACGGAAAGTGGCCTGACGGGGCGAAAAGCTCTGGAAAAAACCTTAAGAGAAACGATCAAAAAGCTAGTCAACCAGCTAATTCTGCCCCCGCCGATCGAACAGCGGCTGAATAAGCTCAACGCAAAGCGCGACTAA